The region agtaaaattgaaaaaaatacatattctgatattgacaaaataacaaaaaataatttagtttttcATTGGGATTTCACTGGGATATACATTGTTAGTTTTTAGAATTGTCATCTTATTATATTAGAGAACTCTGGGCTCTCCATAGCCTCCACTTGTGGCACCATAGTTCATATGTGTGCttctatgtgccaggcactgcccCAAACCATTTATGCAAAAATTGGTGCTTCATGTACAATGGTCCCTTGGTCCCCTGTGGTGGAGCCTGATGGTTCAGGGGTTGTAATGGGAATAGGAAACTGAGTTTCAACAGGCAGAGCCTTTTCAACTGTTAACCCCTGAAAGCTTGAAGTTGTAAAAGTTTCTAAGCAATTCCTCTGAGCACCTCAGTCCTCAGATTACTGTAGTTTCTGTGCCTAATAGAGGAGTGTGCATTCCTTTACTTCTAATGTGCAGAGTCAGGCCGAATCAATGTGTTTGTGCTTCACATGAGGAGAACTTAGAAAATCACTAATGTCTTTAATTTACAAATGAGGAAcctatagccaggcgtggtggtgcacgcctttaatcccagtatgtgggaggtagaggtaggaggattgctgtgaggcaaccctgagactacatagtgaattccaggtcagcctaagctagactgagaccctaccttgaaaacaaacaaacaaaaagaagaagaagaaaaaaaaaaaacccaaaacaaatgaGGTAcctggaggtcaggggacaagcAATATTCCTAGGTTAATGCAACTAATTAGGGAAGGTGGGTGTATCAGCCCAGCCAAATACCACATCATTAAATCATCCTATATAGATTCTATGATCCAAAAGTAGGAGATTACATCTGCAGACAGATGCTGTCTGCATCCATTTGGTGGAAAGGCTGGAGTGGGGAGATGAAGAAGTGGTTTTAACCAATTCCCACAACCAGGGACTGTCACTATTGATGAGGAACTAGAGTGAATTCAAATAACCAGAACGGCATCTTCGCTAGTGACTGATAGTGGGTGCACAGCGAGAAGAAGTGAGAACGAGGGGCCCAGGAATCAGAAGAGCACCAAAGACAAAACCCTGTGCGTGTGGAAACTGACAGTATGCTCTGAACTTCCACCCAAACAGTTCTGGACCTGTTACAGATATGTAAAGACTTCTGAGATGAAAGTACGGACACTTATATTTCCATCAGTATGGTAACAGCATCAGATTGCGAATTTCTGAAAATCTGTAGGCAAATGATTATAATGTAGGGACACAGTCAATAAATCTGTTTTAATGACTTCCTGACCTTGTGTATTTCAGGGCACCACACGTTATACCATCTAGCATGAGCTGGGCGAACGAGAGTGTCCCCCGGGAGTTCATCCTCTTAGGGTTTTCAGATCGGCCATGGCTGGAGCTGCCTCTCTTTGTGGTATTCCTGGTCTCCTACATCTTGACCATCTTTGGCAACATGGCAATCATTCTTGTATCACGCCTGGATTCCAAACTCCATACCCCCATGTACTTTTTCCTCACCAACCTCTCGCTTCTCGACCTGTGTTACACCACAAGCACCGTCCCGCAGATGCTGATCAACATACGCAGCACCAGGAAGGTCATCAGCTACGGCGGCTGCGTGGCCCAGCTGTTCATCTTCCTGGCCTTGGGTTCCACCGAATGCCTCCTCCTGGGCGTCATGTCCTTTGACAGGTTTGTGGCCATCTGTCGTCCTCTGCATTACTCAGTCATCATGCACCAAAGACTCTGCTTTCAGCTAGCGGCTGCATCGTGGATCAGCGGCTTCAGCAACTCAGTATTGCAGTCCACCTGGACCCTTCACATGCCACTGTGCGGTCACCGAGAAGTGGACCATTTCTTCTGCGAAGTCCCCGCGCTGCTCAAGTTGTCCTGTGTGGACACAACGGCCAACGAGGCCGAGCTGTTCTTCATCAGCGTGCTGTTCCTTTTAATTCCCGTCACGCTCATCCTTATATCATATGCCTTCATCGTCCAGGCAGTATTGAGGATACAGTCAGCCGAAGGTCGACGAAAGGCGTTTGGGACATGTGGCTCTCACCTGATTGTGGTGACACTTTTTTATGGCACTGCTATCTATATGTACCTGCAGCCACCATCCCCTGCCTCCAAGGACCGGGGGAAGATGGTGTCCCTGTTCTATGGTATCATCACACCCATGCTGAACCCCCTTATCTACACACTCAGGAATAAAGAGGTGAAGGGAGCCTTTAAGAGGTTGATGGCAAGGGTTTCCTTGATCAGAAAACAAGGAATGTCAAAATGATAGGCCCTGTCAAAGTTGCCACCACTCAAAAACTTAcactgtttttttcttactgttcttAGAACTATTACGATGAACTCACCCAAATAAAATATCACTGATAAAGAACCACATTTGTTTTCTAAAGTCTAGATATTTTCATTTCACAAGAACTAGCATTTTATAACCCTCCTAAGATGTGTTACCTTAAAtattttgtcttcttcttttttaaatttttcttggtttttcaaggtagggtctcactctagtccaggctgacctggaattcattatgtagtctcagggtggccttgaactcagggtgatcctcctacttctgcctcccaagtgctgtgattaaaggcatgtaccaccacacctggcttaaaaagaaagaaagaaagaaagaaagaaagaaagaaagaaagaaagaaagaaagcgagaaagagaatacaggcctggtgtggtggcccatgcccttAATCTCAACACAAactggcctcttgcctctgtaaataaACTTgaggaatgtgccactttgtgcatctagctttacatgggtactggtgaattgaacatgggctggcaagctttgcaagcaaacaatacctttaaccactgagccatcttcccagcccacaaaAGCTTTGTCTCTtaaacttttttccccctttggtttatatttacttatttatttatttgaggtaggatctcactctggctcaggctgacctggaattaactatgtagtctcagggtggcctcaaactcacggcaatcttcctacctctgcctcccgagtgctgggattaaaggtgtgtgccaccatgcctggattatttttattgacaacttccataattgtaaacaacattCCATGTCAactctctccctccactttccctttgaaactccattctccatcatatctcctccccctctcaatcagtctcttttactttgatg is a window of Jaculus jaculus isolate mJacJac1 chromosome 13, mJacJac1.mat.Y.cur, whole genome shotgun sequence DNA encoding:
- the LOC105944937 gene encoding olfactory receptor 2B2, which translates into the protein MSWANESVPREFILLGFSDRPWLELPLFVVFLVSYILTIFGNMAIILVSRLDSKLHTPMYFFLTNLSLLDLCYTTSTVPQMLINIRSTRKVISYGGCVAQLFIFLALGSTECLLLGVMSFDRFVAICRPLHYSVIMHQRLCFQLAAASWISGFSNSVLQSTWTLHMPLCGHREVDHFFCEVPALLKLSCVDTTANEAELFFISVLFLLIPVTLILISYAFIVQAVLRIQSAEGRRKAFGTCGSHLIVVTLFYGTAIYMYLQPPSPASKDRGKMVSLFYGIITPMLNPLIYTLRNKEVKGAFKRLMARVSLIRKQGMSK